The segment AGTCATCGCAAGTCTCAGGGCCGCCTTACAAGTCACCGCAAGTCTCAAGGCATCGCAAGACGCTTGTTTTGCGAGTCCTGGTTTGGAGTCTTGGGTCTTGTTTTGGAGTCTTGGGGACGCGTCACCCTGGGGGAAACACGGAGCGGTCCCCGGCCGGGGTCCTGGGGTGCCCGGCCCGCCGGTCGAACCGGCCCGCCGGTCGAATCGGCAGCCGGGTGGCCCCGTGCCCTGGGCGGGCCCAAAGGGCAGCCCGGGGCCGGATGCCCCGGCCGGGGCCGCCACGGGAGGGGAAACCATGGCAGACCAGGGCATGCAGAGCCCGGCCGATGCTGCAGCAGGCCAGCCGGCGGGGTGGCCTCCGGCCGGGCCGGCCGGCCCCCGTGACTGGCGGGAGGAGGAGCGCATCGCCGAGTTCACCGCCCGCCTGGAGCGGGGCGAGAAGGTGGAGGCGGGCGACTGGATGCCCAGCGAGTACCGCCGCCAGTGCCTCCGCCTGATCCAGACCCATGCCAACAGCGAGATCATGGGGGCCCTGCCCGAGCGGGAGTGGATCCCGCGGGCGCCCACCCTGCGCCGCAAGCTGGCCCTCATGGCCAAGGTCCAGGATGAAGTCGGCCATGCCCAGCTGATCTACCGCGTGGCGGAAGACCTGGCCGCACCCCTCGGCATCACCCGCGAGGACATGATGGACGCCCTGGTGGCGGGCAAGGCCAAGTTCCACAACGTCTTCAGCTATCCCGCGCCCACGTGGGCCGACGCGGGCATCATCGCCTGGCTGGTCGACGGGGCCGCCCTGGTGACCCAGGCGGCGCTGCTGCAGACCAGCTACGCCCCCTACGCCCGCATCCTGCGGCGGATCTGCGCCGAAGAGGCGATCCACCTCAAGCACGGCGAGGACATCATCCTCACCCTGATGAGCGGCACCCGCGCCCAGCAGCAGATGGTCCAGCACGCGCTGAACCGCTGGTGGCGGCCGCTGCTGCACTTCTTCGGACCGCCCGACGAGATGTCGCCCAACCTGGAGCAGGCCATGAAGTGGCGGATCAAGGTCCGCACCAACGAGGAACTGCGGCAGGAGTTCCTGAGCAAGTACGTGCCCCAGATCCGCGCCCTGGGGCTCCAGATCCCCGACCCCGAGCTGCACTATGACGAAGCGCAGGGCCGCTGGGTCTACGGCGACCCCGACTGGGACGAATTCTGGCGCGTGGTCAAGGGGCAGGGACCCAGGACGGAGGCGCGGCTGGCCATCCGGCGCCTCTCCCACGAGGAGAGCCGCTGGGTACGGGAAGCCCTGGCCCGCGGCGCCGCGGCCGCCTGACGGGCCATCATCCCGGCCCAGGAAGGGGACGAACCGGCCATGGGCGTCACCATGGAGGTCTACGAGGTCTTCGGCCAGCCGCGGCGGGGCGAGCCGTACATCCACTGCGGCAGCCTGCTGGCGGGGGACCGGCGCAACGCCCGGCTGCTGGCCCAGCAGCTCTATTGCCGGCGGCAGGAGTATGTCAGCCTGTGGATCGTGCCGCGCTCGTGCATCGAAGCCGTGGGCGAGGGTGACGCCGACTGGTGGCAGCCGGCCACGGACAAGACGTACCGCCTGGGGGAAGGCTTTGCCCGGACCCGGATCCTCTGGCAGCGCTTCGGCCGGGGGCCGGGCGGCGGCACGAGTCGCGGCGGGCCCGGGCGCGGTGGCGCTGGCACGGCCGGAGCCCACGCTTCCTCCCCGGGGCAGGACGGGCCGGCAGCCGTCGCCCCGGCCCACCGGGCTGGCGCGCCGGGCGCATCCGATGATGTGGTACCCGGTGCCGTGCTCAACCGCAGCGGTCACGTGCGGGTCCGCCGGGGGCCCCGGCGCCAGGACCGGGAAGGGCGGCGAGATCCCGAGGGCGCCGCGCCCGGTGGCGGGGGCGGTGCGGCAAGGCCCGGTACCGGGACCGCCGGTTCGGGGAGCAGTGCGGTTGCCGGCCGCGACGCCGGCAAGGACACCGGGCCCAGGCCGGGGACCGGCACAGGGTCCCCCGCCGGGACGGGCCCTGGGGCCGGGCCCGGGCAAGGGGGTGAGGGCCGGTGAAGGGGTCGAACCGGGCCCACGCCATGGAACCCCTCCCCGCCCACCCGGCGGGCGCGGCGGCCGCGGGCGCTGACCCGGGCCTGGTGGCCCTGCTCTTCGCCCTGGCCGACGACGAGCTGATCGCCGGCCACCGGGCGTCGGAGTGGACGGGCGTGGCTCCCTACCAGGAAGAAGACGTGGCCTTCTCCTCCATCGCCCAGGATGAGGTGGGGCACAGCGCCCTGCTCTATCAGCTGCTCGCCGACCTGGGCCAGGGTGGCGGGGATCCCGATGCCCTGGCTTTTGGCCGGGATCCTGCGGACTTTCGCAACGCGATCCTGCTGGAACAGCCCAACGGCGATTGGGCCGCGGAGATCGCCCGCCACTTCCTATACAGCGAGTACGAGGCCGTGCTGTGGCCGGCGCTGGCCCGCTCGCCCTACGAGCCGCTGGCCGCGGCGGCGGCCCGCGTTGCCCGGGAGGAGGCTTACCACCAGGCCCACTTCCGCCAGTGGGTGGTCGAACTCGGCCGCGCCGGTGGCGAGGCACGGGAGCGGCTGGCGCCGGCCCTCACCCGGGCCCTGGCCCTGGCGGCCGGGTTCTTCGAACCGGTGGAAGGGGAGGAGCAGGCTGCCCGCTGGCGGGGGGCCAGCCTGGAGGAGCTTCGCCGGCTGTGGTGGGCGGCCGTCCGCCAGGTGCTGGAAGAGGCCGGCCTGGCCGAACCGGTGCTGGGGCAGCCGGGACCGGGAGAGCCGGCTGGCGTGGAACCGGCGGATCCCGGGATGGGGGGAGGCCCGGCGGCCGCCGGGATCGAGCGAGGCCTGGGAGGCCGGCGAGGACACCACTCGCCCGCCCTGGAGACCTTGCTGGCTGAGATGACGTTGGTCTACCGCTCGGACCCGGCGGCGGAATGGTAAGGGGGCCGGCGGATGCAGGGCCGTGAGGCCGGACCGGGCGACGGCGCCGGTTCAGGGGAGGGAGAGCCCGTGGGTTCTGCGGGACCGTTGCGGCAGGCGTCGGGATCGGTGCCGGCCGGTTCGTCCGGGGACGGCAGCGCCCCCGGGCAGGCCCCGTGCCAGGAGAATCGCCGCTCCCGTGGGAACGGCGGGGCCGGGGGAGCCTGCCGGCCGGGCGAGACCGGAGCCCAGGGTAGAGGCGGGCCCGCCGCCCGCCGGCGTCCGGCCACTGTGCAGCCGGAGGACCAGGCGCTTCGGGACGCCCTGTGGCAGGCCCTGGCGGAGGTGCCCGATCCGGAGATCCCCGTGGTCAGCGTCGTCGACCTGGGGATGGTGGAAGCGGTGGAGGCCGACGCCCGCGCCGGCCGCGTCCAGGTCACGCTGCTTCCCACCTTCGTGGGCTGCCCGGCCTTGGGGCTGATCCGCCAGGCGGTCGCCGGGCGGCTGCAGGCGGTCCCGGGCGTGCGGGAGGTGGAGGTGCGGGTTGCTTACAGCCCGCCCTGGTCCACCGATCGGATCACGCCCGCGGGGCGCCGGAAGCTGGCCTCCTTTGGCATTGCCCCCCCTCCGCCCGTGGGAGCGGGGCGGCCCGCCGCCGGGCGATCTGCGCCGGAGCCGCATGGGCCGGGACGTTTGCCGGGCGGAGACGCCGAGGGCGC is part of the Thermaerobacter subterraneus DSM 13965 genome and harbors:
- the paaA gene encoding 1,2-phenylacetyl-CoA epoxidase subunit PaaA produces the protein MADQGMQSPADAAAGQPAGWPPAGPAGPRDWREEERIAEFTARLERGEKVEAGDWMPSEYRRQCLRLIQTHANSEIMGALPEREWIPRAPTLRRKLALMAKVQDEVGHAQLIYRVAEDLAAPLGITREDMMDALVAGKAKFHNVFSYPAPTWADAGIIAWLVDGAALVTQAALLQTSYAPYARILRRICAEEAIHLKHGEDIILTLMSGTRAQQQMVQHALNRWWRPLLHFFGPPDEMSPNLEQAMKWRIKVRTNEELRQEFLSKYVPQIRALGLQIPDPELHYDEAQGRWVYGDPDWDEFWRVVKGQGPRTEARLAIRRLSHEESRWVREALARGAAAA
- a CDS encoding phenylacetic acid degradation protein PaaB, with amino-acid sequence MGVTMEVYEVFGQPRRGEPYIHCGSLLAGDRRNARLLAQQLYCRRQEYVSLWIVPRSCIEAVGEGDADWWQPATDKTYRLGEGFARTRILWQRFGRGPGGGTSRGGPGRGGAGTAGAHASSPGQDGPAAVAPAHRAGAPGASDDVVPGAVLNRSGHVRVRRGPRRQDREGRRDPEGAAPGGGGGAARPGTGTAGSGSSAVAGRDAGKDTGPRPGTGTGSPAGTGPGAGPGQGGEGR
- the paaC gene encoding 1,2-phenylacetyl-CoA epoxidase subunit PaaC — protein: MKGSNRAHAMEPLPAHPAGAAAAGADPGLVALLFALADDELIAGHRASEWTGVAPYQEEDVAFSSIAQDEVGHSALLYQLLADLGQGGGDPDALAFGRDPADFRNAILLEQPNGDWAAEIARHFLYSEYEAVLWPALARSPYEPLAAAAARVAREEAYHQAHFRQWVVELGRAGGEARERLAPALTRALALAAGFFEPVEGEEQAARWRGASLEELRRLWWAAVRQVLEEAGLAEPVLGQPGPGEPAGVEPADPGMGGGPAAAGIERGLGGRRGHHSPALETLLAEMTLVYRSDPAAEW
- a CDS encoding metal-sulfur cluster assembly factor, with the translated sequence MQGREAGPGDGAGSGEGEPVGSAGPLRQASGSVPAGSSGDGSAPGQAPCQENRRSRGNGGAGGACRPGETGAQGRGGPAARRRPATVQPEDQALRDALWQALAEVPDPEIPVVSVVDLGMVEAVEADARAGRVQVTLLPTFVGCPALGLIRQAVAGRLQAVPGVREVEVRVAYSPPWSTDRITPAGRRKLASFGIAPPPPVGAGRPAAGRSAPEPHGPGRLPGGDAEGAGAGKPDAGMPGAGAPDLAAAASQVPPGPAGCGALRRLETLAAHAATCPFCGSRRTRRENAFGPTPCRSLWYCLDCRNPFEQMKAL